One Mycobacterium sp. SMC-4 DNA window includes the following coding sequences:
- a CDS encoding DUF3000 domain-containing protein encodes MNATTVRPEIELGPIRPPQRLAPFSYALGAEVKHAETAIIPERSEGDAFGRLILLHDPEGADAWDGTMRLVAYIQADLDSSEAVDPLLPEVAWSWLVDALEQQAEHVTALGGTVTATTSVRYGDISGPPRAHQLELRASWTATTLDLGPHVQAFCEVLEHAAGLPPTGVTDLNSRTRA; translated from the coding sequence ATGAATGCCACCACCGTGCGGCCGGAGATCGAGCTGGGCCCGATTCGTCCGCCTCAACGGCTCGCCCCGTTCAGTTACGCGCTGGGCGCCGAGGTCAAACACGCCGAGACCGCGATCATCCCGGAACGCTCGGAGGGCGACGCGTTCGGCCGCCTGATCCTGCTGCATGACCCCGAGGGCGCAGACGCCTGGGACGGCACGATGCGCCTGGTGGCCTACATCCAGGCCGACCTGGACTCCAGCGAGGCCGTCGACCCATTGCTTCCCGAGGTCGCCTGGAGCTGGCTGGTCGACGCCCTCGAACAGCAGGCCGAACACGTCACCGCGCTGGGCGGCACCGTCACCGCCACCACCTCGGTGCGTTACGGCGACATCTCCGGACCGCCGCGGGCACACCAGCTGGAACTGCGCGCCTCGTGGACGGCGACCACGCTCGACCTGGGCCCGCACGTCCAGGCATTCTGCGAGGTACTCGAGCACGCCGCCGGCCTGCCACCGACCGGGGTGACCGACTTGAACTCGCGCACCCGCGCCTGA
- the dxs gene encoding 1-deoxy-D-xylulose-5-phosphate synthase, translating into MLEQIRGPADLQHLSQAQLEELAREIRDFLIHKVAATGGHLGPNLGVVELTLALHRVFDSPYDPILFDTGHQAYVHKMLTGRCPDFESLRKKDGLSGYPSRAESEHDWVESSHASSALSYADGLAKAFELSGHRNRHVVAVVGDGALTGGMCWEALNNIAASRRPVVIVVNDNGRSYAPTIGGFAEHLAALRLQPGYERVLEEGRKAVRGVPVIGEFCYQCMHSIKAGIKDALSPQVMFTDLGLKYVGPIDGHDEHAVESALRHARTFNAPVVVHVVTRKGMGYAPAENDVDDQMHACGVIDPETGLATSVPGPGWTSRFSETLVRLAAKRRDVVAITAAMPGPTGLSAFRDRFPDRFFDVGIAEQHALTSAAGLAMGGMHPVVAIYSTFLNRAFDQVMMDVALHRLPVTMVLDRSGITGPDGASHNGMWDLSILNVVPGMRVAAPRDGARLREELAEALDVDDGPTALRFPKGDVGEDIPALERRDGMDVLAVPAGDSSEDVLIVAVGPFAAMALAIVERLRPHGIGVTVVDPRWVLPVPDGIVSMAARHKLVVTLEDNGVQGGVGSAVSGALRRAEVDVPCRDAALPQRFFDHASRGEVLSEVGLTERNIARQITGWVAALGATVADRPVSEHLD; encoded by the coding sequence ATGCTTGAACAGATCCGCGGTCCCGCTGATCTGCAACACCTCTCGCAGGCTCAACTGGAGGAGTTGGCCCGCGAGATCCGTGACTTTCTGATCCATAAAGTCGCGGCCACGGGTGGACATCTGGGACCCAACCTGGGCGTCGTGGAGTTGACGCTGGCGCTGCATCGCGTCTTCGACTCACCCTACGACCCGATCCTGTTCGATACCGGCCACCAGGCGTACGTGCACAAGATGCTCACCGGCCGGTGTCCGGACTTTGAGTCACTGCGCAAGAAGGACGGCCTGTCGGGCTATCCATCGCGCGCGGAGAGCGAACACGACTGGGTGGAGTCCAGCCACGCCAGCTCGGCGCTGTCCTACGCCGACGGGCTGGCCAAGGCATTCGAGCTCAGTGGTCACCGCAACCGCCACGTGGTGGCCGTCGTCGGAGACGGTGCGCTCACCGGCGGCATGTGCTGGGAGGCCCTGAACAACATCGCCGCGTCCCGGCGCCCGGTGGTCATCGTCGTCAACGACAACGGTCGCAGCTACGCCCCGACGATCGGCGGCTTTGCCGAGCACCTGGCTGCGCTGCGCTTGCAGCCGGGCTACGAGCGTGTGCTCGAAGAGGGTCGCAAGGCCGTGCGCGGGGTGCCGGTGATCGGTGAGTTCTGTTACCAGTGCATGCACAGCATCAAGGCCGGTATCAAAGACGCGCTGTCCCCCCAGGTGATGTTCACCGACCTGGGATTGAAGTACGTGGGCCCTATTGATGGTCATGACGAGCACGCGGTGGAAAGCGCACTGCGGCACGCCCGTACGTTCAATGCCCCGGTGGTCGTACACGTGGTGACCCGTAAAGGAATGGGCTACGCGCCGGCGGAGAACGACGTCGATGATCAGATGCATGCCTGCGGAGTGATCGATCCAGAGACCGGGCTGGCCACCTCGGTGCCGGGACCGGGATGGACGTCGAGGTTCTCCGAGACCCTGGTGCGCTTGGCCGCCAAGCGTCGAGACGTGGTGGCGATCACTGCGGCGATGCCGGGTCCGACCGGTCTGAGTGCCTTCCGGGACCGGTTCCCGGATCGGTTCTTCGACGTCGGTATCGCCGAACAGCACGCACTGACCTCGGCGGCCGGTCTGGCGATGGGCGGCATGCACCCGGTGGTCGCGATCTACTCGACGTTCCTCAACCGGGCGTTCGACCAGGTCATGATGGATGTTGCGCTGCACCGGCTGCCGGTGACGATGGTGCTGGACCGGTCAGGTATCACCGGACCGGACGGGGCAAGCCACAACGGGATGTGGGACCTGTCCATCCTCAACGTGGTGCCCGGGATGCGCGTCGCGGCCCCGCGTGACGGTGCCCGACTGCGCGAAGAGTTGGCCGAGGCACTCGACGTCGATGACGGGCCCACTGCGCTGCGCTTCCCGAAAGGTGATGTCGGCGAGGACATTCCCGCGCTCGAGCGGCGCGACGGTATGGACGTGCTCGCGGTCCCGGCCGGCGATTCCAGCGAGGATGTGCTGATCGTGGCGGTCGGCCCGTTCGCGGCGATGGCGTTGGCCATCGTCGAGCGGTTGCGCCCACACGGCATCGGAGTCACCGTGGTCGACCCACGGTGGGTGCTGCCGGTACCCGACGGGATCGTCTCGATGGCGGCACGCCACAAGTTGGTGGTCACCCTCGAGGACAACGGTGTGCAGGGCGGCGTCGGTTCTGCGGTCTCGGGGGCACTGCGCCGGGCCGAGGTGGATGTGCCCTGCCGGGATGCGGCGTTGCCGCAGAGATTCTTCGACCACGCCTCGCGCGGCGAGGTGTTGAGCGAGGTCGGACTGACCGAGCGCAACATCGCCCGCCAGATCACCGGGTGGGTGGCCGCGCTGGGTGCCACCGTCGCCGACCGTCCCGTCAGCGAACACCTGGACTGA
- a CDS encoding ABC transporter ATP-binding protein, with protein sequence MHTDRTPVASDTEIIRVRDLTYRYPKADESAARGMDFAVGRGEIFGFLGPSGAGKSTTQKVLIGLLSGHGGSAHVWGREPLAWGPDYYQRIGVSFELPNHYQKLTGAENLRFFASLYDGPTRDPMELLDAVGLREYADTRVGKYSKGMQMRLTFARALINDPELLFLDEPTSGLDPVNARNVKNIVLDLRDRGRTVFLTTHDMSTADELCDRVAFVVDGRIVALDAPSELKIARSRRRVRVEFRDRDNRLDSAEFPMEGLADDPAFHDILRRRHIETIHSREASLDDVFVEVTGRRLA encoded by the coding sequence ATGCACACCGACAGGACGCCCGTCGCCTCGGACACCGAAATCATCCGGGTCCGGGACCTCACCTACCGCTACCCGAAAGCTGACGAATCGGCGGCACGGGGTATGGACTTCGCCGTCGGCCGCGGCGAGATCTTCGGATTTCTCGGCCCCAGCGGGGCTGGGAAGTCCACCACCCAGAAGGTGCTCATCGGCCTGTTGAGCGGCCACGGCGGGAGCGCGCACGTCTGGGGGAGGGAACCACTGGCCTGGGGACCCGACTACTACCAGCGGATCGGCGTGTCTTTCGAGTTGCCGAATCACTATCAGAAGCTCACGGGTGCGGAGAACCTGCGCTTCTTCGCATCGCTGTACGACGGACCCACCCGCGACCCGATGGAACTTCTCGACGCAGTGGGACTGCGGGAGTATGCCGACACCCGAGTGGGCAAGTATTCCAAGGGAATGCAGATGCGGCTGACGTTCGCGCGTGCGCTGATCAATGATCCCGAGTTGCTGTTCCTCGACGAGCCCACGTCGGGTCTGGACCCGGTGAACGCCCGCAACGTCAAGAACATCGTCCTCGATCTGCGGGACCGGGGCCGCACCGTGTTTCTCACCACCCACGACATGTCGACTGCCGACGAACTGTGTGACCGGGTGGCCTTCGTCGTCGACGGACGCATCGTCGCGCTGGACGCGCCGTCCGAGCTGAAGATCGCACGCAGCCGACGTCGCGTCCGGGTGGAGTTCCGCGACCGCGACAACCGGCTCGACAGCGCCGAATTCCCGATGGAGGGTCTCGCCGACGACCCCGCGTTCCACGACATCCTGCGGCGGCGTCACATCGAAACGATCCACAGCCGCGAAGCGAGTCTGGACGATGTCTTCGTCGAGGTCACCGGACGGCGGCTGGCATGA
- the hemE gene encoding uroporphyrinogen decarboxylase produces the protein MNTRRELPESPYLAAVAGRKPHRVPVWMMRQAGRSLPEYRELRAKNTMMQACFDADLITEITLQPVRRHHVDAAILFSDIVVPLRAAGIALDIVPDVGPVIEHPIRTAADVGAITELQRDQVQPVATAVSRLTGALGDVPLIGFAGAPFTLASYLVEGGPSRNHEHTKAMMLGAPELWNALMTALTDVTIAFLKTQLDAGVDAIQVFDSWAGTLSLVDYRASVLPHSARVFAELAGYGVPMTHFGVGTAELLGAMSEAVAGLGTPAVVGVDWRTSLTDAAGRVQRGAALQGNLDPVVLLAGWPVVQRAVRAVVEDGRRATDAGAAGHVFNLGHGVLPATDPGIITDTVALVHEL, from the coding sequence ATGAATACGCGCCGCGAGCTGCCCGAATCGCCCTACCTGGCTGCCGTCGCCGGCCGCAAGCCACACCGCGTGCCGGTGTGGATGATGCGGCAAGCGGGACGGTCGCTGCCGGAATACCGGGAATTGCGGGCCAAGAACACCATGATGCAGGCCTGTTTCGACGCCGACCTGATCACCGAGATCACGCTGCAACCGGTGCGCCGGCACCACGTCGACGCGGCGATTCTGTTCTCCGACATCGTGGTGCCGCTGCGGGCCGCCGGTATCGCGCTGGACATCGTGCCCGACGTCGGGCCGGTGATCGAGCACCCGATCCGCACCGCAGCTGATGTCGGCGCGATCACCGAGCTGCAGCGCGACCAGGTGCAACCGGTGGCCACCGCGGTGAGCCGACTGACCGGCGCACTGGGCGACGTGCCGCTGATCGGATTCGCCGGCGCGCCGTTCACGTTGGCCTCCTACCTCGTCGAAGGCGGTCCCAGCCGTAACCACGAGCACACCAAGGCCATGATGTTGGGTGCCCCCGAGCTCTGGAACGCGCTGATGACCGCGCTGACCGACGTCACCATCGCGTTCCTGAAGACCCAGCTCGATGCCGGTGTCGACGCGATCCAGGTGTTCGACTCCTGGGCCGGGACGCTGTCGCTGGTGGACTACCGCGCCTCGGTGCTGCCGCACAGCGCCCGGGTGTTCGCCGAGCTGGCCGGTTACGGCGTGCCGATGACACATTTCGGGGTGGGGACTGCCGAACTGCTCGGTGCCATGTCCGAGGCGGTGGCCGGTCTGGGCACCCCCGCGGTGGTCGGGGTGGACTGGCGGACGTCGCTGACCGACGCTGCGGGGCGGGTGCAGCGCGGCGCCGCCCTGCAGGGCAATCTCGACCCGGTGGTGCTGCTGGCGGGGTGGCCGGTGGTGCAGCGCGCGGTGCGTGCTGTCGTCGAGGACGGCCGCCGAGCGACTGACGCCGGTGCGGCCGGCCATGTGTTCAATCTCGGCCATGGCGTGCTGCCGGCCACCGACCCCGGGATCATCACCGACACCGTGGCGTTGGTGCACGAGTTGTGA
- a CDS encoding ABC transporter permease: MATSGSVYTRALIAFGRNDLRGTYRDPLLVMLVLAPVIWTTAVAVLVPLFTRMLADRYEFDLVPYYPLVLTAFLLLTSIIIAGGLAAFLVLDEVDAGTLTALRVTPVPLSVFFGYRAATVLLITTVYVVATAAFSGILPVGLIPTMIPVGLLAGLSAIVTLLLIITFAGNKIQGLAMIRALGMLIAGLPCLPWFIDSAWHLAFGVLPPYWAAKALWVAADHGTWWPYLLGGLVYNLTVMWLLFRRFLAVKG; the protein is encoded by the coding sequence ATGGCGACCTCCGGTTCGGTGTACACCCGAGCACTCATCGCATTCGGCCGCAACGATCTTCGCGGCACCTACCGCGATCCGCTGCTGGTCATGCTCGTCCTCGCACCGGTCATCTGGACCACCGCCGTGGCTGTGTTGGTCCCGCTGTTCACCCGCATGCTCGCCGACCGGTACGAGTTCGACCTGGTCCCGTATTACCCTCTGGTGCTCACCGCATTCCTGCTGCTGACCAGCATCATCATCGCGGGCGGGCTGGCCGCCTTTTTGGTGCTTGACGAGGTGGATGCGGGCACGCTGACAGCGTTGCGGGTCACACCGGTGCCACTGAGCGTATTTTTCGGGTATCGCGCCGCGACGGTCCTGCTGATCACCACCGTCTACGTCGTGGCCACCGCGGCGTTCAGCGGCATATTGCCGGTCGGCCTGATTCCGACGATGATCCCCGTCGGTCTGCTCGCGGGACTGTCGGCCATCGTGACGCTGCTACTGATCATCACTTTCGCCGGCAACAAGATCCAGGGACTGGCCATGATCCGCGCGCTCGGCATGTTGATCGCCGGCCTGCCGTGTCTACCGTGGTTCATCGACTCGGCCTGGCATCTGGCGTTCGGCGTCCTACCACCGTACTGGGCGGCCAAGGCGCTATGGGTTGCTGCCGATCACGGCACGTGGTGGCCGTACCTCCTCGGCGGTCTGGTGTACAACCTCACCGTCATGTGGCTGCTCTTCCGTCGGTTCCTCGCCGTGAAGGGCTGA
- the nhaA gene encoding Na+/H+ antiporter NhaA, which translates to MTVNPSSSRRLFSRGSWAETRRVTTILRKETVGGVILLVAAAAALVWANSPWAERYFALRDLTVGGEPFGLHLHLSLGHWAADGLLAVFFLVVGLELKREFVAGDLRDPRRAALPIAAAVGGMVVPAVIFVAVTARVGDGALRGWAIPTATDIAFAVAVLAVISTHLPAALRTFLLTLAVVDDLLAIVVIAVFYTDEIVVWALAAALLPLAAFIVAVQRGVQAWWVLLPLGLATWVLMHESGVHATVAGVLLGFAVPVRRSATRRAGHHDVGLAEHFEHRLRPLSAGLAIPVFAFFAAGVSLGGVSGLSRSLSDPIALGIIAGLVLGKPIGILTTTRVLATLTRAKLDSSLRWVDVLGVSMLAGIGFTVSLLIGELAYGLGSDRDELVKVGVLAGSLIAAGSASVLLLSRNASYRRIQQLETRDANRDGVPDVYQTRQD; encoded by the coding sequence GTGACCGTCAACCCTTCTTCATCGCGACGGCTGTTCAGCCGGGGATCGTGGGCAGAGACCCGCCGTGTCACCACGATTCTGCGCAAGGAAACCGTGGGCGGCGTCATCCTTCTGGTGGCCGCCGCGGCCGCGCTGGTGTGGGCCAACTCGCCGTGGGCAGAGCGCTATTTCGCGCTGCGCGACCTGACGGTCGGTGGCGAGCCGTTCGGTCTGCACCTGCACCTGTCGCTGGGCCACTGGGCCGCCGACGGGTTACTCGCGGTCTTCTTCCTCGTCGTCGGACTGGAACTCAAGCGCGAGTTCGTCGCCGGGGATCTGCGGGATCCGCGGCGCGCGGCGTTGCCGATCGCTGCTGCCGTCGGCGGCATGGTGGTGCCGGCTGTGATCTTCGTCGCTGTCACGGCCCGTGTCGGGGACGGTGCGTTGCGCGGGTGGGCGATTCCGACGGCCACTGACATCGCGTTCGCGGTGGCGGTGCTTGCCGTCATCTCCACCCACCTGCCGGCGGCGCTTCGCACATTTCTGCTGACTCTGGCCGTGGTGGACGACCTGCTGGCCATCGTGGTGATTGCGGTGTTCTACACCGACGAGATCGTAGTGTGGGCGCTGGCCGCTGCGCTGCTGCCGCTGGCCGCATTCATCGTGGCCGTGCAGCGCGGGGTGCAGGCGTGGTGGGTGTTGCTGCCGCTCGGTCTGGCCACCTGGGTGCTGATGCACGAGTCCGGTGTGCACGCGACCGTGGCCGGGGTGCTGCTCGGCTTCGCCGTGCCGGTACGTAGATCGGCCACCCGCCGGGCCGGCCACCACGACGTCGGGCTGGCCGAGCACTTCGAGCACCGACTGCGGCCGCTGTCGGCGGGGCTGGCAATCCCGGTCTTCGCGTTCTTCGCCGCCGGGGTGAGCCTCGGCGGTGTGAGCGGTCTGTCGCGATCGCTGTCCGACCCGATCGCCTTGGGCATCATCGCCGGTCTGGTGCTGGGCAAACCCATCGGCATCCTGACCACCACACGGGTACTGGCCACGCTCACCCGGGCGAAACTGGACAGCTCGCTGCGCTGGGTCGACGTCCTCGGTGTGTCCATGCTGGCCGGGATCGGGTTCACGGTGTCGCTGCTCATCGGCGAGCTGGCCTACGGCCTGGGCTCTGATCGTGACGAATTGGTGAAGGTCGGCGTGTTGGCCGGATCACTGATAGCCGCAGGGTCGGCATCGGTGCTCCTACTCTCCAGAAACGCCTCCTACCGGCGCATTCAGCAGCTCGAGACACGTGACGCCAACCGTGATGGAGTGCCCGACGTGTACCAGACTCGCCAGGACTGA
- a CDS encoding HRDC domain-containing protein has translation METMETPAAPTEDAEPLLAPRDGVPDISASRSEIACAADLLASGRGPFAVDAERASGFRYSNRAYLIQIRREGAGTVLIDPVSHGGDSVEVLAPVAAVLQTDEWVLHAADQDLPCLAEVGIRPTSLYDTELAGRLANFDRVNLAAMVQRLLGLALTKGHGAADWSKRPLPDDWLNYAALDVEVLTELRDAIAAELEEQGKTDWARQEFEFLRTFEAAPTRRDRWRRTSGIHKVRDPRALAAVRELWTTRDQIARRRDIAPGRILPDSAIINAATTDPDTVEKLTALPIFGGARQRRSAQVWLDALARARSADPPSTQEPSNGPPPASRWARRKPEAAVRLEAAKAGLAELAQQVSVPVENLLAPDVVRRLCWDWVPADDSEAAVEEFLQACSARQWQRELTVPVLARALAGAQP, from the coding sequence ATGGAAACCATGGAAACCCCCGCTGCGCCGACCGAGGACGCCGAGCCGCTGTTGGCACCCCGCGACGGGGTGCCTGACATCTCGGCAAGCCGCAGCGAAATAGCCTGTGCGGCAGACCTTCTCGCGTCGGGCCGGGGGCCGTTCGCCGTCGATGCCGAGCGTGCTTCGGGATTCCGGTACTCCAATCGTGCCTACCTGATCCAGATACGCCGCGAAGGCGCCGGCACGGTGCTGATCGACCCGGTCAGTCACGGCGGTGATTCGGTCGAGGTATTGGCGCCGGTGGCGGCGGTGTTGCAGACCGACGAGTGGGTGCTCCACGCCGCCGACCAGGACCTGCCGTGTCTGGCGGAAGTGGGGATCCGGCCCACCTCGCTGTATGACACCGAGCTGGCCGGCCGGCTGGCCAACTTCGATCGGGTCAATCTCGCCGCAATGGTGCAGCGGCTGCTGGGGTTGGCGCTGACCAAGGGCCACGGGGCGGCCGACTGGTCGAAGCGACCACTGCCCGACGACTGGTTGAATTACGCCGCGCTGGACGTCGAGGTACTCACAGAACTGCGCGATGCCATTGCCGCAGAACTCGAAGAGCAGGGCAAGACCGATTGGGCGCGACAGGAATTCGAGTTCCTGCGCACCTTCGAGGCTGCGCCTACCCGTCGGGATCGCTGGCGTCGCACCTCCGGAATTCACAAGGTGCGCGACCCCCGCGCGCTGGCCGCGGTGCGTGAACTGTGGACCACGCGGGATCAGATTGCCCGCCGCCGCGACATCGCACCCGGACGGATCCTTCCCGACAGCGCGATCATCAACGCGGCCACCACCGATCCCGACACCGTCGAAAAGCTCACCGCGTTACCCATCTTCGGCGGCGCCCGGCAGCGGCGCAGCGCCCAGGTGTGGCTCGATGCGCTGGCCCGGGCCCGGTCAGCCGACCCCCCGTCGACGCAGGAGCCCTCGAACGGACCCCCACCGGCGTCGAGATGGGCCCGGCGCAAGCCGGAGGCAGCGGTCCGCCTGGAGGCCGCCAAAGCCGGTTTGGCCGAACTGGCACAACAGGTCTCGGTCCCCGTGGAGAACCTGCTGGCCCCGGATGTGGTGCGCAGACTGTGCTGGGACTGGGTGCCGGCCGACGACAGCGAGGCAGCCGTCGAAGAATTCCTGCAGGCCTGCTCGGCGCGCCAGTGGCAGCGTGAGCTGACCGTGCCGGTGCTGGCCCGGGCGCTGGCCGGCGCGCAGCCGTGA
- a CDS encoding S9 family peptidase — protein sequence MRSLVAVRILVIIALIAASLAGTSATAAAAVPQWSGLDARHYSGPIPAPGDLIETVPLDPELSVTGAGAAYRILYATIDQHDRPATSTAAVFVPKATAPPTGRPVVAWAHGTVGLGDDCTPSARPRSIRDDQYLSHWLDQGYVVVASDYAGLGTPGLMSYLNSVTTARGVTDAVLAAHQMDLALSPEWAVVGQSQGGAAAVSTARWATDFSADSGLDYRGVVATGTPAMVEDLVKQAGPDMAVPPELGPVANAYAAYIIAALREARPDLNLDRVLSPAGQAAADQAETLCLAELSAALSDATVPGLFSAPITSIPGAEEAIDEYMGIPSDGYDRPLFLGVGLRDRDVPPSLTLRFNDRLVADGQEVTLQVYPEQDHGGTVLASLPDSTPFLAELLS from the coding sequence ATGAGATCGCTTGTCGCCGTGAGGATTCTTGTCATCATCGCGCTGATCGCGGCGAGCCTGGCCGGGACCTCGGCCACTGCCGCGGCAGCGGTGCCGCAATGGTCGGGACTGGACGCGCGGCACTACTCCGGTCCCATCCCGGCGCCCGGAGACCTGATCGAGACGGTGCCGCTGGACCCCGAACTGTCGGTCACCGGAGCCGGCGCGGCGTACCGCATCCTGTACGCGACCATCGACCAACACGACCGCCCCGCCACCAGCACGGCCGCGGTGTTCGTCCCGAAGGCCACTGCTCCGCCGACGGGCCGGCCGGTGGTGGCGTGGGCGCACGGCACGGTGGGGTTGGGTGACGATTGCACACCGTCCGCGCGGCCCCGCAGCATCCGTGACGACCAGTATCTGTCGCACTGGCTCGACCAGGGGTACGTGGTGGTGGCCAGCGACTACGCCGGTCTGGGGACGCCTGGGTTGATGAGTTATCTCAACAGCGTCACCACCGCCCGCGGGGTGACCGATGCTGTTCTTGCCGCCCACCAGATGGACTTGGCACTGTCGCCGGAATGGGCGGTGGTCGGCCAGTCCCAGGGCGGCGCGGCCGCGGTTTCCACGGCGCGGTGGGCCACTGATTTCAGCGCCGACTCCGGGCTGGACTATCGAGGTGTGGTCGCCACCGGCACACCGGCGATGGTCGAGGACCTCGTCAAGCAGGCCGGACCTGATATGGCCGTGCCGCCGGAGCTGGGCCCGGTCGCCAACGCCTACGCGGCCTACATCATCGCGGCCCTGCGCGAGGCGCGTCCGGACCTCAACCTCGACCGGGTGCTCTCGCCGGCCGGTCAGGCCGCTGCTGACCAGGCCGAAACGCTCTGTCTGGCTGAACTTTCGGCGGCATTGTCGGACGCGACGGTCCCGGGTCTGTTCAGCGCGCCGATCACCTCGATTCCCGGGGCCGAGGAAGCCATCGACGAGTACATGGGCATCCCCTCCGACGGCTATGACCGACCGCTCTTCCTCGGTGTCGGGTTGCGCGACCGCGATGTGCCACCGAGCTTGACGCTTCGCTTCAACGATCGGCTGGTCGCCGACGGGCAGGAGGTGACGCTGCAGGTGTATCCGGAGCAGGACCACGGCGGTACAGTGCTGGCTTCCCTGCCGGATTCGACTCCTTTCCTGGCGGAACTGCTCAGCTGA
- a CDS encoding twin-arginine translocation signal domain-containing protein, which translates to MPAGPHFEIIRSSSRRRNFHGGVPAIATAAAAGGTHRYRSSMCSALHGEEPTEEQPHDGEVVHQTAEEVRPPRAVIGSNP; encoded by the coding sequence ATCCCAGCCGGTCCGCACTTCGAGATCATTCGCAGCTCAAGTCGCCGGCGCAATTTCCACGGTGGTGTACCGGCAATCGCGACGGCGGCCGCCGCTGGCGGTACTCATCGATATCGGAGCAGCATGTGCTCAGCCCTTCACGGCGAGGAACCGACGGAAGAGCAGCCACATGACGGTGAGGTTGTACACCAGACCGCCGAGGAGGTACGGCCACCACGTGCCGTGATCGGCAGCAACCCATAG
- a CDS encoding fluoroquinolone transporter permease, with protein MTRFRSALHVEVTLQARQKFLHAGVFSGLIWLAVLLPMPAGLRSAAGPYVLVGDIAIIGFFFVGGTVFFEKQERTIGAIVTTPLRFGEYLWSKLLVLLSISLFVAIVVVTVVHGVAYRPGPLLAGVVLGTLLMLLVGFITSLPFDSVTDWFLAATIPLAIMLVPPIVHYSGLWPHPVLYLVPTLGPLQLFGTAFEQFEPHGWQLLYALGYPAVCLVALYLAARVLFRRLVVDRSGAL; from the coding sequence ATGACCCGGTTCCGAAGCGCGCTGCATGTCGAGGTGACGCTGCAAGCGCGGCAGAAGTTCCTGCACGCCGGCGTATTCTCCGGCCTGATCTGGCTGGCCGTACTGCTGCCGATGCCCGCGGGGCTGCGGTCCGCCGCCGGACCTTACGTGTTGGTCGGCGACATCGCGATCATCGGCTTCTTCTTCGTCGGCGGCACCGTGTTCTTCGAGAAACAGGAACGCACCATCGGCGCGATCGTCACCACCCCCTTGCGGTTCGGTGAGTACCTTTGGTCGAAACTGCTTGTATTGCTGTCAATATCGCTGTTCGTCGCAATTGTCGTGGTCACCGTCGTGCACGGTGTCGCCTATCGGCCGGGCCCGTTGCTCGCTGGGGTCGTCCTTGGAACCTTGCTGATGCTGCTGGTCGGCTTCATCACCTCGTTGCCGTTCGACTCGGTCACCGATTGGTTTCTGGCGGCGACCATTCCGCTGGCGATCATGTTGGTGCCGCCGATCGTGCACTACTCGGGTCTGTGGCCGCATCCGGTGCTCTACCTGGTCCCCACGTTGGGTCCGTTGCAGCTGTTCGGAACCGCGTTTGAACAGTTCGAACCGCACGGTTGGCAGCTGCTCTACGCGCTGGGCTATCCGGCCGTGTGTCTGGTCGCGCTGTACCTGGCGGCCCGGGTGCTGTTCCGCCGTTTGGTCGTCGACCGGTCGGGGGCGCTGTGA